A window of uncultured Draconibacterium sp. contains these coding sequences:
- a CDS encoding efflux RND transporter permease subunit, with translation MKFIIERKIFISMLFLGLTMLGYISYKRLPVELMPNAELPMLFVQIQSRIEVDPTYMENQAVIPVEGAISTMEGIESMESYINNRSASIQVNFKQNVNFKYTFLKLQEKIDLIASDLDDNFIVTVNKVDLDQLTNQFMELQIRGSGGVDRVRNIVDQEIAAEFENVDGVASVSVFGGKERSIEVNYNDAACKAYGITPSQIQSAISGNSRNRTFAGYLHDSNKQYFVHVTAEYEKVSDIENIVVAEGPIYLKDVADVFFGVKEETSISRINGLDAVSMLLVSDSQANLIELSHRVQDEILRLNKKLAAKDVEIVVQTNLAETMEKNIDQIMDLALVGGLLAIFVLWMFLKNFRIVSFIALAIPISVFTAFNLFYAFNISINSLTLVGLVLAIGMLLDNSVVVLENIYRLSGSGMSAEKSVTLGTQEVWRSIVAATLTTITVFLPFVFSTDYMVKLLGNHVGVSIISTLVVSLFVALLLIPMAAHLLLRGKQQHNIFYEKVTTNNRIIQIYILLLKASMRTPARTVIGAIVLFFLTVFIVLAISVNNLSEVEEEQFSVYVTMPTGSTLEATDQVVAEVENRLGEIKEKKDLISKIEEEEAILTFILDEDYKDIDDRTIAEIKKDVEDRVKNISQAEISLEAPTSSASFRGGGGGGGRSGTAGFSQFMGIGSNQERVVIKGENFEVMKGVAEDLLYYIEDLESINRANISVANNRPEVHLYFNQLLLTEYGISLNNITSELGTFTRQFTSGVNFKQGTEEYEIVIKEKLPDGVEEEDTEKGIEDLRRLQISNSQGGTHDLQDISDLVYSNGMASITRVNQEKQIELTYRFVDEAESSKDLLEAYRLEIDEIIGAYKLPSGIAVEVIHEEDQYAEFKFLIAAAFILILMILASVFESVSTPFVLMFSIPLAAIGSFLALIFTGNSLFNANTLMGFIILIGVVVNNGIILIDFTNILRKRGYRKSRALMTAGLSRVRPILITAITTIVALFPLAMGQAEYVGAIGAPFAITVIGGLSLSTILTLIFIPTLYAGMENALNWIKSLHWGLKTGMLVVFVVGAILIWLEVDSFVWQLLDYMLLIILVPGVVAFTMTSLRQASEKVIDENAAISIKIRKLVKVYDRDSRFVREWKSGIKIRERAGLTRDYKKVRDFYDLAWQIPLFGFMVYFTFIYLDNNLWTWILSHFVYFFLFLLRVPLNQVLINKNEASGKAFYLKLNKWIYNLIFWLVPAGFLFIFFRNWDNLGMVIFIGIIWFLLLAFYRSAEYVHNKNVNVARIEGRFGAIRRAYFTMVRQIPIIGKRKKPFRALNGVSLEIKTGMFGLLGPNGAGKSTMMRIITGILEQSYGKIWINGLDTQKYREELQGLIGYLPQAFGTYENMSAWEFLDYQAILKGIKDTKIREERLEYVLKNVHMWERRTDKIGAFSGGMKQRIGIAQILLNLPRILVVDEPTAGLDPRERIRFRNLLVELSRERIVIFSTHIIEDISSSCNQVAVINRGNLKYFGTPTDMVNMGNNFVWQFSIPAKEFDDFANKQMIVHHMRDGENIKVRCLAKEKPAADAVNVSPHLEDAYLCLLKDFV, from the coding sequence ATGAAGTTTATCATAGAAAGAAAAATATTCATCAGTATGCTGTTTCTCGGGCTAACCATGCTCGGTTACATTTCGTACAAACGGCTGCCGGTTGAACTAATGCCAAATGCCGAGCTTCCGATGCTCTTTGTTCAGATTCAGTCGCGCATTGAAGTCGATCCGACTTACATGGAAAATCAGGCTGTAATTCCAGTTGAAGGAGCGATCAGTACCATGGAAGGGATTGAAAGTATGGAGTCGTATATTAACAATCGCTCGGCTTCTATTCAGGTTAATTTTAAGCAGAACGTTAATTTTAAATATACTTTTTTAAAGCTACAGGAGAAAATCGATCTGATTGCTTCAGACCTCGACGACAACTTTATTGTTACCGTTAATAAAGTGGATCTCGATCAGCTTACCAATCAGTTTATGGAACTTCAGATTCGGGGAAGCGGAGGTGTCGACAGGGTTCGGAATATTGTGGATCAGGAGATTGCTGCGGAGTTTGAAAATGTTGATGGAGTTGCATCGGTTAGTGTTTTTGGAGGAAAAGAACGATCGATTGAAGTGAATTACAACGATGCTGCCTGCAAAGCTTATGGTATTACTCCTTCGCAAATTCAGAGTGCCATATCCGGAAATTCACGCAATAGAACCTTTGCCGGTTATCTGCACGATTCGAATAAACAGTATTTTGTACACGTAACTGCCGAATACGAAAAGGTTTCTGACATTGAAAACATAGTAGTTGCCGAAGGACCGATCTACCTGAAAGATGTTGCCGATGTATTTTTTGGCGTTAAAGAAGAAACATCAATAAGTAGGATTAATGGTTTAGATGCGGTTTCGATGTTGCTTGTTAGCGATTCGCAAGCCAATTTAATTGAACTTTCGCACCGTGTGCAAGACGAGATTTTGAGGCTAAACAAAAAACTGGCAGCAAAAGATGTTGAAATTGTGGTGCAAACCAACCTGGCCGAAACAATGGAAAAAAACATCGACCAGATTATGGATTTAGCCCTGGTTGGGGGTTTGCTGGCTATTTTTGTTTTGTGGATGTTTCTAAAAAACTTCCGCATTGTATCGTTTATCGCTCTGGCAATTCCGATTTCGGTTTTCACAGCTTTTAACCTGTTTTACGCCTTTAATATTTCCATTAACAGTTTAACATTGGTTGGCTTGGTGCTGGCCATTGGAATGTTGCTCGACAACAGTGTTGTGGTGCTCGAAAATATATACCGGCTTTCGGGGAGCGGGATGAGTGCTGAAAAGTCGGTTACATTGGGAACTCAGGAAGTGTGGCGATCGATTGTAGCTGCTACTTTAACTACAATTACCGTTTTCCTTCCCTTTGTTTTTTCAACCGATTATATGGTGAAATTGTTGGGTAATCACGTTGGTGTTTCAATTATTTCAACACTGGTGGTTTCGCTGTTTGTAGCACTGTTACTTATTCCAATGGCTGCCCATTTGTTATTACGCGGCAAACAGCAACACAATATATTTTACGAGAAAGTAACAACAAATAACCGAATCATTCAGATCTACATTTTGCTGTTAAAAGCAAGTATGCGAACCCCGGCGCGAACCGTAATTGGGGCCATTGTACTTTTCTTTTTAACTGTATTTATCGTGTTGGCTATAAGTGTCAACAATCTTAGTGAAGTTGAAGAAGAGCAATTTTCGGTGTATGTTACTATGCCAACCGGTTCAACACTTGAAGCTACCGACCAGGTAGTTGCCGAGGTGGAAAATCGTTTGGGAGAAATTAAGGAAAAGAAAGACCTGATTTCGAAGATTGAAGAAGAAGAAGCCATTCTTACTTTTATTCTTGACGAAGATTACAAGGACATTGACGACCGTACAATTGCAGAAATTAAAAAGGATGTCGAAGATCGTGTAAAAAATATATCGCAGGCTGAAATAAGCCTCGAAGCACCTACTTCAAGTGCCAGTTTCCGTGGTGGCGGTGGTGGCGGCGGTCGTTCCGGAACTGCCGGTTTTAGCCAGTTTATGGGAATTGGTAGTAACCAGGAACGGGTTGTTATTAAAGGCGAAAACTTCGAGGTAATGAAAGGGGTTGCCGAAGATTTGTTGTACTACATTGAAGATCTGGAATCGATAAACCGTGCAAATATTAGTGTGGCAAATAATCGCCCCGAAGTTCATCTTTATTTTAACCAGCTCTTACTTACCGAGTACGGAATATCGCTAAACAATATTACTTCTGAACTTGGAACGTTTACACGGCAGTTTACTTCGGGTGTTAACTTTAAACAAGGTACCGAAGAATACGAAATTGTAATTAAAGAAAAGCTTCCTGATGGTGTTGAAGAAGAAGACACAGAAAAAGGGATTGAGGATTTAAGAAGATTACAAATTAGCAACAGTCAGGGTGGTACGCATGATTTGCAGGATATTTCCGATTTGGTTTACTCCAACGGAATGGCAAGTATAACACGGGTAAACCAGGAAAAACAGATCGAACTTACTTATCGTTTTGTGGATGAGGCGGAGTCGTCGAAAGACCTGTTGGAAGCATACCGTTTGGAAATAGATGAAATAATAGGAGCCTATAAATTGCCTTCGGGAATTGCGGTGGAAGTGATACATGAAGAAGATCAGTATGCTGAATTTAAATTTTTAATTGCAGCGGCATTTATTCTTATTTTAATGATTCTGGCTTCGGTTTTCGAGTCGGTTTCAACGCCGTTTGTTTTAATGTTTTCCATTCCACTGGCGGCAATTGGTTCATTCCTGGCACTAATTTTTACCGGCAACAGCTTGTTCAACGCCAATACCTTAATGGGTTTTATCATCCTTATTGGAGTGGTGGTAAACAACGGAATTATTCTCATCGATTTTACAAATATTCTGCGAAAACGGGGTTATCGTAAATCGCGGGCATTAATGACAGCCGGGCTGTCGCGTGTTCGACCCATTTTGATTACCGCAATAACTACCATCGTAGCTTTGTTTCCACTTGCTATGGGACAAGCCGAATATGTTGGCGCAATTGGTGCACCGTTTGCAATTACCGTTATCGGTGGTTTGTCGTTAAGTACAATACTCACACTTATTTTTATACCAACATTATATGCGGGTATGGAGAATGCATTGAACTGGATAAAATCCTTGCATTGGGGATTAAAAACCGGAATGCTGGTTGTGTTTGTGGTTGGTGCCATTCTTATTTGGTTAGAAGTTGATTCGTTTGTATGGCAGTTACTCGATTACATGTTGCTTATTATTTTGGTTCCGGGAGTGGTAGCGTTTACCATGACCAGTTTACGCCAGGCAAGCGAAAAAGTAATTGATGAAAATGCGGCAATTAGCATTAAAATACGCAAGCTGGTTAAAGTTTACGATCGCGATTCCAGATTTGTACGCGAGTGGAAGTCGGGTATAAAAATTCGTGAACGTGCCGGTTTAACCCGCGATTACAAAAAAGTACGCGACTTTTACGACCTGGCATGGCAAATCCCACTCTTCGGTTTTATGGTGTACTTCACATTTATTTATCTCGATAATAATTTGTGGACATGGATTTTGTCGCACTTTGTTTATTTCTTCCTTTTCTTGTTGCGTGTACCGTTAAATCAGGTGCTGATTAACAAAAATGAAGCAAGTGGTAAAGCATTTTATCTGAAGTTAAACAAATGGATTTATAACCTTATTTTCTGGCTTGTACCGGCAGGGTTCCTGTTTATTTTCTTCAGAAACTGGGACAACCTGGGAATGGTAATTTTTATCGGAATTATCTGGTTTTTATTGCTGGCCTTCTATCGTTCGGCTGAATATGTTCACAATAAAAATGTGAATGTAGCCCGAATTGAGGGACGTTTTGGTGCCATCAGAAGAGCCTATTTTACAATGGTTCGCCAGATTCCTATCATTGGGAAACGCAAAAAACCATTCCGCGCACTTAACGGCGTTTCGCTCGAAATTAAAACCGGAATGTTTGGTTTGCTTGGTCCGAACGGTGCAGGTAAATCAACCATGATGCGTATTATTACCGGAATTCTGGAACAGAGCTATGGTAAAATCTGGATTAACGGCTTAGACACGCAAAAATACCGCGAGGAATTGCAGGGCTTAATTGGTTATTTGCCTCAGGCTTTTGGTACTTACGAAAATATGTCAGCATGGGAGTTTCTCGATTACCAGGCAATTTTAAAAGGTATTAAGGATACAAAAATACGTGAGGAAAGACTGGAATATGTTTTGAAAAATGTACACATGTGGGAACGCCGGACTGATAAAATCGGTGCATTCTCTGGAGGTATGAAACAACGGATCGGGATTGCCCAGATTCTGCTCAATCTGCCACGAATTCTGGTGGTTGATGAACCTACTGCCGGACTTGATCCTCGGGAAAGAATACGTTTCAGGAATTTACTGGTAGAACTAAGCCGGGAACGTATAGTAATTTTCTCAACCCATATTATTGAAGATATTTCGAGCTCTTGTAACCAGGTAGCTGTAATCAACAGAGGTAATCTAAAATATTTTGGTACTCCTACCGATATGGTAAATATGGGTAATAACTTTGTTTGGCAATTCTCGATTCCGGCAAAAGAATTCGACGATTTTGCAAATAAACAAATGATTGTTCACCACATGCGCGATGGCGAAAACATTAAGGTACGTTGTCTGGCGAAAGAAAAACCGGCAGCTGATGCAGTAAATGTTTCGCCGCACCTGGAAGATGCTTATTTGTGCTTACTAAAAGACTTTGTATAA
- a CDS encoding efflux RND transporter permease subunit has translation MKKLTQFSVNYPVTVLMVVLGVVLLGYISYDKLGVDLFPDLNSPRIFVEVTSGERPPEEMEQQYVKNIEALAIRQSDVIQVTSTSRVGSAQITVEYAWNKDMDEAFLDLQKALTALTQNSDIDELQITQHDPNTTPVMIIGLTHTEIDDMNEIRKVAENYIRNELVRLEGVAEVELTGQEESEIIIETDIYRLDAQNLSMDEVASRIQNFNRNVSGGQISDMGMQYIVKGVSMLQTVDDFENLIVGYKLVRTQTEGQTVGEMAPVYLKDVAIVTIGNKEPENIVHINGQRCVGLSIYKETKYNTVKSVEQINEALVNIEKALPGYKLTGVTNQGRFISDAIKEVQETALLGILLAVVVLFVFLRRFGTTMIVSIAIPISIIATFNLMYFNHLTINIMTLGGLALGAGMLVDNAIVVMENIFRNHENGMSVREAAITGTSQVGGAITASTLTTIIVFLPIVYLHGASGELFKDQAWTVAFSLLSSLVVAIFLIPMMYHRFYRNKKSPSKVRSVKMGGYARLLEKILKVKWLVILVATVSIGASVLLVPYIGTEFMPKTETKELTINLKLQEGTELRRTESTVRNIEDILMDYLGENLDKIYSQAGPSSGISGDASSVFQGENTAEIKVILSAESTVSTESVVKTIDQLTANIPGLELSFSQEESALQSILGTDEAPVVVEVRGDELDEIENIVNEVKEKMLVVDGLFNVQTSIEDGAPEVEIRVDRMRAGMYNIDISTVVSQIQDQLEGKNAGQLEKSGEMQDITIKVPEKGIDEISAFLITSGDQVFRLNEIADISYGVSPKEIFRRNQNRIGKVTAQLQKGVALDHVSSEIREATSAIDLLPDYRIMVTGEEEKRQESLDNLVFAMLLSIVLVYMVLASQFESLIHPFTILLTIPLAVVGSILIFFLLGKTINIMAIIGVIMLVGIAVNDSIILVDRINQLIRDGVERKEAILQAGQQRIRPIIMTSLTTILALIPLTIGFGESASLRSPMALAVVGGLVTSTLLTLVVIPCVYDVFDSIRGFFTKDKTTEQVVINE, from the coding sequence ATGAAAAAATTAACGCAATTTTCAGTCAATTATCCGGTTACCGTACTGATGGTGGTTCTTGGAGTTGTTCTCCTTGGCTACATTTCGTACGATAAATTGGGTGTTGACCTTTTCCCCGACCTGAATTCGCCCCGCATTTTTGTGGAAGTAACTTCGGGTGAGCGGCCACCTGAAGAAATGGAACAACAGTACGTGAAAAACATTGAGGCTCTGGCCATTCGCCAATCCGATGTAATTCAGGTTACTTCTACTTCGCGTGTGGGATCGGCTCAAATTACGGTTGAATATGCCTGGAACAAAGATATGGATGAGGCTTTTCTTGACTTGCAAAAAGCTTTAACAGCATTAACTCAGAACTCCGATATCGACGAACTTCAAATAACTCAGCACGACCCGAATACAACTCCGGTAATGATTATTGGTTTAACGCACACCGAAATTGATGACATGAATGAAATCAGAAAGGTGGCCGAAAACTACATCCGAAACGAGTTGGTACGTTTGGAAGGGGTTGCCGAAGTTGAGCTTACCGGGCAGGAGGAAAGTGAAATAATTATTGAAACAGATATTTACCGCCTCGACGCACAGAATCTTTCGATGGATGAAGTGGCATCGCGGATTCAGAATTTTAATCGAAATGTTTCCGGAGGTCAGATCAGCGACATGGGAATGCAATACATTGTTAAAGGTGTATCGATGTTGCAAACGGTTGATGATTTTGAGAATCTGATCGTGGGTTACAAACTGGTTCGTACGCAAACCGAAGGACAGACTGTTGGCGAAATGGCACCTGTTTATTTAAAAGATGTGGCCATTGTTACAATCGGAAATAAAGAACCCGAAAACATTGTTCACATTAACGGGCAGCGTTGTGTGGGACTTTCAATTTATAAAGAAACAAAATACAATACAGTAAAGTCGGTTGAACAAATTAATGAAGCCCTGGTAAACATTGAAAAAGCATTACCGGGTTACAAACTTACCGGAGTTACCAATCAGGGGCGTTTTATCAGCGACGCCATAAAAGAAGTACAGGAAACAGCTTTGTTGGGTATTCTTTTGGCAGTGGTTGTTTTATTTGTGTTTTTACGCAGGTTCGGAACAACAATGATTGTTAGTATCGCAATTCCGATTTCGATAATTGCCACATTTAACCTGATGTATTTTAACCACCTCACCATAAATATTATGACTTTGGGAGGGCTTGCACTTGGTGCGGGTATGTTGGTTGATAATGCCATTGTGGTGATGGAGAATATTTTCCGGAACCACGAAAACGGAATGAGTGTGCGCGAAGCAGCAATTACCGGAACTTCGCAGGTTGGGGGTGCAATTACAGCCTCAACTTTAACTACTATTATTGTTTTTCTTCCCATTGTTTATTTGCACGGAGCATCGGGAGAGCTATTTAAAGACCAGGCCTGGACAGTGGCTTTTTCTCTGCTATCCTCGCTGGTGGTGGCCATCTTTCTTATTCCAATGATGTACCACCGTTTTTACCGAAATAAAAAATCGCCTTCAAAAGTAAGGTCGGTAAAAATGGGCGGCTATGCACGTTTGCTCGAGAAAATATTGAAGGTTAAATGGCTTGTAATTTTGGTTGCCACTGTATCAATTGGTGCTTCGGTATTGTTGGTGCCGTACATTGGAACGGAGTTTATGCCTAAAACAGAAACAAAAGAGCTGACCATTAATTTGAAACTTCAGGAAGGAACCGAACTACGTCGTACCGAATCAACAGTTCGCAACATTGAGGATATTTTAATGGATTATTTAGGGGAAAACCTTGATAAAATTTACTCTCAGGCAGGACCTTCATCTGGAATAAGTGGTGACGCAAGTTCTGTTTTCCAGGGCGAAAACACAGCTGAAATTAAGGTTATTCTTTCTGCAGAATCAACAGTGTCGACTGAAAGTGTAGTAAAAACAATCGACCAGCTTACCGCCAATATTCCGGGGCTGGAACTTTCTTTTTCGCAGGAAGAAAGTGCCTTGCAATCGATTCTTGGAACCGATGAAGCGCCTGTAGTTGTTGAGGTGCGTGGCGATGAACTGGATGAGATTGAAAACATTGTAAACGAGGTGAAAGAAAAAATGCTTGTTGTTGATGGTTTGTTTAACGTACAAACATCGATTGAAGATGGTGCTCCTGAGGTGGAAATCAGAGTAGACCGGATGCGTGCCGGGATGTACAACATCGATATCAGTACCGTTGTTTCTCAAATTCAGGACCAGTTGGAAGGTAAAAATGCCGGACAGTTGGAAAAAAGTGGTGAAATGCAGGACATTACCATCAAAGTACCTGAGAAAGGAATTGATGAAATAAGTGCCTTTCTGATCACTTCAGGCGACCAGGTATTTCGCTTAAACGAAATTGCCGACATTTCGTATGGTGTTTCGCCAAAAGAAATTTTCAGAAGAAACCAAAACCGGATTGGCAAAGTTACTGCCCAGTTGCAAAAAGGAGTAGCGCTCGACCATGTTTCATCGGAAATAAGGGAAGCAACTTCAGCAATTGATTTGTTACCCGATTACCGGATTATGGTAACCGGAGAAGAAGAAAAACGTCAGGAATCATTGGATAACCTGGTGTTTGCCATGCTGCTTTCAATTGTGTTGGTTTACATGGTTCTTGCTTCTCAGTTCGAGTCATTGATCCATCCGTTTACCATCTTACTTACAATTCCTCTGGCAGTAGTGGGCAGTATTCTCATATTCTTTCTTCTCGGAAAAACCATAAATATTATGGCTATAATCGGTGTAATTATGCTGGTTGGTATTGCGGTTAACGACTCCATTATTTTGGTCGATCGGATAAACCAGTTAATTCGCGATGGAGTTGAACGAAAAGAAGCCATTTTGCAAGCCGGACAACAACGTATTCGTCCGATTATTATGACCAGTTTAACAACCATTTTGGCACTTATTCCACTTACAATAGGATTTGGCGAGAGCGCCTCTTTACGATCGCCAATGGCTTTGGCCGTGGTTGGTGGTCTGGTAACTTCAACTCTGTTAACACTTGTTGTAATTCCTTGTGTTTACGATGTGTTTGATAGTATTCGGGGTTTCTTTACAAAGGATAAAACGACTGAACAAGTTGTAATAAATGAATAG
- a CDS encoding peptidase U32 family protein: MERRDVEIMAPVGSYESLMAAIQGGANSVYFGVEHLNMRSRSANNFTLDDLRKIVEIASKHNVKTYLTLNVEIFDGEMEQMHGVIDAAKQAGVSAVIAADVSVIQYARSIDLEVHISTQVNITNTEAVKFYSNFADVVVLAREMNLGRVWEISDQIKREQIKGPKGELMKIEMFSHGALCMATSGKCYLSLHEMNSSANRGACLQTCRRAYTVTDKETGAELEIDNEYIMSPKDLKTIHFLNKVLDAGVSVLKIEGRARSAEYVKTTSQCYREAVDAYFDGTFTDEKIENWNERLSAVFNRGYWDGYYLGQHLGEWSKNYGSLATKRKLYVGKCTNYFKKIGVSEFKLETGNLKVGDEIIITGPTSGVVETKVEEIRFELNPVEEGFKGQRISVPIDAVIRRADKLYKMVDAKDVKERR, encoded by the coding sequence ATGGAAAGAAGAGATGTGGAAATTATGGCGCCGGTAGGTTCGTACGAATCTTTAATGGCAGCTATTCAGGGAGGAGCAAACTCTGTGTATTTTGGTGTGGAACATTTAAATATGCGTTCGCGGTCGGCCAATAACTTTACACTCGACGACCTTCGTAAAATTGTTGAAATTGCATCAAAGCACAATGTAAAAACTTACCTCACCTTAAATGTTGAAATTTTTGACGGTGAGATGGAACAAATGCACGGAGTAATTGATGCAGCAAAACAAGCAGGTGTTTCTGCAGTTATTGCTGCCGATGTTTCTGTTATTCAGTATGCGCGGTCGATTGATCTGGAGGTGCATATTTCAACCCAGGTAAATATTACCAACACCGAAGCGGTTAAATTTTATTCCAATTTTGCCGACGTAGTTGTTTTGGCCCGCGAAATGAATTTAGGCCGGGTTTGGGAAATCAGCGACCAGATAAAAAGAGAACAGATTAAGGGGCCCAAAGGAGAGTTAATGAAAATTGAAATGTTTTCGCATGGCGCGCTTTGTATGGCCACCAGCGGAAAATGTTACCTCAGTTTACACGAAATGAATTCATCGGCAAACCGTGGTGCCTGCTTGCAAACCTGCCGACGTGCCTACACTGTTACTGATAAAGAAACCGGTGCCGAGCTGGAAATAGACAACGAATACATCATGTCGCCTAAAGACTTGAAAACCATTCATTTTCTGAATAAAGTGCTGGATGCAGGTGTTTCGGTGTTAAAAATTGAAGGGCGTGCCCGTTCAGCCGAATATGTAAAAACAACTTCGCAATGTTACCGCGAGGCTGTTGACGCTTATTTTGATGGTACGTTTACTGATGAAAAGATTGAAAACTGGAATGAAAGACTTTCCGCAGTTTTTAATCGTGGCTACTGGGATGGCTATTATTTGGGCCAGCATTTGGGCGAGTGGAGTAAAAACTACGGATCGCTTGCCACTAAACGTAAACTTTATGTTGGAAAGTGTACCAACTACTTCAAAAAAATTGGTGTTTCTGAATTCAAATTGGAAACCGGAAACCTAAAAGTTGGCGATGAAATAATTATTACGGGGCCAACATCCGGAGTTGTAGAAACCAAAGTTGAGGAAATTCGTTTTGAGCTAAATCCTGTGGAAGAAGGTTTTAAAGGGCAGCGCATTTCGGTTCCTATTGATGCAGTTATTCGTCGTGCGGATAAACTCTATAAAATGGTTGATGCAAAAGATGTAAAAGAGAGACGTTAG
- a CDS encoding efflux RND transporter periplasmic adaptor subunit has product MKNIKLLILVAVVAVAFSCNNQQSSETTDLAVPVSVENVKLQSIQQFINTTGTAKARSETELASEISGDYKLQVNPKTGRKFQLGDRVQAGQVIIKLEDEEYVNGINIESRKLNLEISEQEYEKQKSLYEKGGVTLRELRNSEVSKIDAKYAYEGAEIQMAKMQVVAPFSGVIVDLPYYTEGVRVASGQTMVGLMSYEEMYVEFNLPEKNISEIKLGQEVVVTSYTLTEDTLTGHVTELSPVISSETRTFEGKLQIDNPELKLRPGMFVKADIVTAQKDSTIVIPKDIIMSGSRGKYVFVVGRNSAAEDRRITTGISNQDQIEIIEGLKANDRLIIKGFETLRDNSKVKVIL; this is encoded by the coding sequence ATGAAAAATATAAAATTACTTATCCTTGTTGCTGTTGTAGCCGTGGCATTTTCATGCAACAATCAGCAATCGTCTGAAACTACCGATTTGGCAGTTCCTGTTTCAGTAGAAAATGTGAAACTGCAAAGTATTCAGCAATTTATAAATACAACCGGAACAGCCAAGGCACGCTCCGAAACCGAACTTGCTTCCGAAATTTCGGGCGACTACAAGTTGCAGGTAAATCCAAAAACAGGCCGTAAATTTCAACTGGGCGATCGGGTTCAGGCCGGACAGGTAATTATTAAACTGGAAGACGAAGAATATGTAAACGGAATTAACATCGAATCCCGGAAATTAAATCTTGAGATATCGGAACAGGAATACGAAAAACAAAAATCGCTTTACGAAAAAGGGGGAGTGACTTTGCGCGAACTTCGTAACTCCGAAGTTTCTAAAATTGATGCAAAATACGCTTACGAAGGAGCCGAAATTCAAATGGCAAAAATGCAGGTTGTAGCACCTTTTTCGGGTGTAATTGTTGATTTACCTTACTATACCGAAGGTGTTCGTGTAGCTTCGGGACAAACCATGGTTGGTTTAATGAGCTACGAAGAAATGTATGTGGAATTTAACCTGCCCGAGAAAAATATTTCTGAAATTAAGTTAGGACAAGAAGTTGTTGTTACCAGTTATACGCTTACCGAGGACACACTAACCGGACATGTTACTGAATTGTCGCCGGTAATTAGCAGCGAGACACGTACTTTTGAAGGAAAATTGCAAATCGATAATCCCGAACTAAAACTTCGTCCGGGTATGTTTGTAAAAGCCGATATTGTTACCGCTCAAAAAGACAGCACCATTGTTATTCCAAAAGACATTATTATGTCGGGTTCGCGTGGCAAATATGTATTTGTTGTGGGTAGAAACAGTGCTGCCGAAGATCGCAGAATTACAACCGGTATTTCGAATCAGGATCAAATCGAAATTATTGAAGGTTTAAAAGCCAACGATCGTTTGATTATTAAAGGTTTTGAAACGCTTCGCGATAATTCAAAAGTTAAAGTCATTTTGTAA